GATGGGCTAAATCATTTTCGACAATTTCCCAAACAATTTCTAAATCAACTCTAAAACATTCATAAATAATTAAGTTACTAAAATCAGCTATTTTTAACCATAAAACTTGAGGATATTTAGCTTTAAATACTTCAGAAGTTGCTCGACTAGCTTCCCCAATAATTTGTAAGTGGTGAATAATCCATGTCTGGATTAATTCATCTTCAAAGAAAGCTCTTTTTCCTCTTACTGAATATTTTTCTATACTGTCAAGGCATTCTTGAATGTCTCTAATTCTTTCACTATCATCTCTCATAAACTAATTGCCTCCTGAAATACTCTTTCTTTGATTCTTTCTTTTAAGCCAACCGCTGTAACAACATCAACTTTTTTTTCCAAAAAATTTTCTAAATCACGAATTAACCCCACAGGAAACCAA
This DNA window, taken from Cyanobacterium sp. T60_A2020_053, encodes the following:
- a CDS encoding DUF86 domain-containing protein is translated as MRDDSERIRDIQECLDSIEKYSVRGKRAFFEDELIQTWIIHHLQIIGEASRATSEVFKAKYPQVLWLKIADFSNLIIYECFRVDLEIVWEIVENDLAHLKQQINDILKNIST